One segment of Rhipicephalus sanguineus isolate Rsan-2018 chromosome 6, BIME_Rsan_1.4, whole genome shotgun sequence DNA contains the following:
- the LOC125756240 gene encoding uncharacterized protein LOC125756240, with product MIRPQLLTFFAILTPKTGALPEGRATTSQAATDENATQSPLVPPRPGRRVIVYMGNRPWFSSMYGVADASRTEYHVPSTEAKPSTTAVVSSSDAPSLSPKESGQTGVASGPASDKANKLSSATLLASETTSNEASTEAENDRSDLIGELDVSKHPPPPLPPFNGPKIEFRTTTVHHTSPPRNDDSAGFQQDRRSSDSEVSAAALVGANRRAALQESTAGRSSSAGLSAARQEELADRNLNSRYFTFGPGSATSGGGGSRSNNAFGTTGRDDSETSRDDDPASFNGGGDRFNQQRPTFGGAQDNRRPALPSLPPPPPPPPPPAPTASPPTASTFGTTRFHFSFPSEPAIFGNNSLANRGDFQFETSHGQDSSSAQRDGDGRSSFTSAEQRTTPPVRSQELRQFPTFSTSRAPASVTPPPPRQTASAERTFQTFANQRQAPVPNAPSSAGQTLRFNFRESNGQARTNPPPPPSRSLQTPVTNSFVTYFTNSDSRESQKSAPLTDTRDRQQTEPRLNFRSGSFQTTPPRPPPQRPTSTSIFQGPPSSQPPRAALRNNLEDNDRSREFSAPNSRGQVTFRPNVFPVDPPSNTFTSNQRTQNGFSSSARSQEDFTSNPRSQNSFSPANTAPRGPSTPRNQNSFSPANTVPRGPSTPRNQNSFSPANTLPRANFQTSQSPRSNFQTSRPLSNFQANQRSQNDFSSNSRQSNSFDGSARGQNSAQGNSRAQDVRFQSFGNSQSNFQSNGRPPFPGNQPSSQAPAQRPQSGFAVTQRPSDSFQGNQRDRNAFTTSPQQRPQNNFAGADQSPRDRVQTSQRLQEAPRGRPQNSFQNVSPPRPQAPAASPPAVRNPTPQNNGNANPQDNLEPFRNDFQIALRQRAFSATTASPVDTNDGGGRTTTTQNFQSPSQPGNGATKRKINRVVFIPGNFGVTPTRRPDPYRSKLPGLAGSDYPTYSEVPFTNFKCSEQSTSGMFADVEAGCQVFHSCDNNNRQKSFLCPNGTIFKQELFTCDWWYNVDCDSSSKYFHLNSEMYTTRRPKPRDSQDDVNGRSDSGRSRSF from the exons CCGAAGACAGGCGCGCTTCCCGAGGGTCGCGCCACGACTAGTCAAGCTGCCACGGATGAGAACGCGACGCAGTCGCCCCTGGTGCCTCCGCGACCGGGCAGGCGCGTGATCGTTTACATGGGAAACCGGCCGTGGTTCTCCAGCATGTACGGAGTAGCCGACGCCAGCCGGACCGAGTACCACGTGCCTTCTACCGAGGCCAAGCCGTCGACGACGGCGGTAGTCAGTAGTAGCGACGCTCCGTCACTTTCGCCCAAGGAAAGTGGTCAGACCGGCGTCGCCTCCGGCCCCGCCAGCGACAAGGCGAACAAGCTGAGCAGCGCCACTCTACTGGCCTCGGAGACCACGAGCAACGAGGCCAGCACCGAGGCCGAGAACGACAGGTCCGACCTCATCGGCGAGCTGGACGTCAGCAAGCATCCTCCGCCGCCCCTGCCACCGTTCAACGGCCCCAAGATCGAGTTCCGCACGACGACCGTGCACCACACGTCGCCGCCCAGAAACGACGACAGCGCCGGCTTCCAGCAGGACCGGAGAAGCAGCGATTCTGAGGTCTCCGCGGCTGCGCTCGTCGGTGCCAACCGGCGCGCGGCCTTGCAGGAATCGACGGCCGGCAGGTCGTCTTCCGCGGGGCTGAGCGCAGCCAGACAGGAAGAACTAGCAGACCGCAACCTAAACTCGAGGTACTTCACGTTCGGCCCCGGAAGCGCTACGAGTGGCGGAGGAGGCTCCAGAAGCAACAACGCCTTTGGGACGACCGGTAGGGACGACAGCGAGACGTCGCGCGATGACGATCCTGCATCGTTCAACGGCGGAGGCGACCGCTTCAACCAGCAACGTCCGACGTTCGGCGGAGCCCAGGACAACCGGAGACCCGCTCTGCCATCGCTTCCACCTCCGcctccaccaccgccgccgccggcgccaacCGCGTCGCCTCCAACTGCGTCGACTTTCGGGACCACCCGCTTCCATTTCTCCTTCCCATCCGAACCCGCCATCTTCGGCAACAACAGCCTTGCCAATAGGGGCGACTTCCAGTTCGAGACGTCTCACGGCCAGGACTCCTCGTCTGCGCAGAGAGACGGTGACGGCAGATCCTCTTTCACCAGCGCCGAGCAGAGAACGACACCTCCGGTGAGGAGTCAGGAGTTGCGCCAGTTCCCGACGTTTTCTACATCGCGTGCTCCTGCTTCAGTGACCCCACCTCCGCCGCGGCAAACTGCGAGTGCTGAAAGGACTTTCCAGACGTTCGCAAACCAAAGACAAGCGCCCGTTCCCAACGCGCCTTCTTCGGCAGGTCAAACACTGCGCTTCAACTTCAGAGAATCCAACGGTCAAGCGAGGACGAACCCTCCACCACCACCATCCAGATCCCTGCAGACGCCGGTTACAAACTCATTTGTAACTTACTTCACTAATTCGGATTCGAGGGAGTCGCAGAAGTCCGCGCCACTGACGGATACTCGGGACAGGCAACAGACTGAACCGCGTCTGAACTTCCGCAGCGGAAGCTTCCAAACGACACCGCCACGCCCACCTCCCCAAAGGCCAACATCGACATCTATCTTCCAGGGACCGCCGTCTTCGCAGCCACCGCGCGCAGCCTTGAGAAACAACTTGGAAGACAACGACAGGTCGCGCGAGTTTTCAGCACCGAACTCTAGAGGTCAAGTGACTTTCCGCCCGAATGTCTTTCCGGTTGACCCACCATCGAACACATTCACTTCAAACCAGAGGACGCAAAACGGATTCAGTTCCAGTGCAAGGTCGCAAGAAGACTTTACCTCGAATCCGAGGAGCCAGAACTCGTTTTCACCCGCCAACACTGCGCCACGGGGCCCTTCGACTCCGAGGAACCAAAATTCGTTTTCGCCTGCCAACACTGTGCCACGGGGCCCTTCGACACCGAGAAACCAGAACTCCTTTTCGCCAGCAAACACATTGCCGCGAGCAAACTTCCAAACTAGCCAGTCTCCCAGAAGCAATTTTCAAACATCTAGACCCTTGAGCAACTTTCAGGCAAACCAAAGGTCTCAAAACGATTTTTCCTCAAACTCCAGGCAGTCGAACAGTTTCGATGGCAGTGCCAGGGGCCAGAACAGCGCTCAGGGAAACTCAAGAGCTCAGGATGTCAGATTTCAGAGCTTCGGTAACAGCCAGAGCAACTTCCAGTCAAACGGCAGACCACCTTTTCCAGGCAATCAGCCGAGCTCACAGGCACCGGCACAGCGCCCCCAGAGTGGTTTCGCAGTGACCCAGAGGCCCTCTGACTCGTTTCAAGGAAATCAGAGAGACAGGAACGCCTTCACAACCAGCCCCCAGCAGAGACCCCAGAACAACTTCGCAGGAGCAGACCAGTCGCCACGCGACAGAGTTCAGACAAGCCAGCGCCTCCAGGAGGCTCCCCGTGGAAGGCCGCAGAACAGCTTCCAGAACGTTTCTCCGCCACGACCGCAGGCACCAGCGGCCTCCCCACCAGCTGTGAGGAACCCGACACCGCAGAACAACGGCAACGCTAATCCGCAAGACAATTTAGAGCCCTTCCGCAATGACTTTCAGATCGCGCTGAGGCAACGAGCATTCTCAGCAACGACGGCTTCGCCCGTAGACACCAACGACGGTGGAGGAAGGACAACGACTACACAGAACTTCCAGTCGCCATCACAGCCCGGCAACGGGGCGACGAAGAGAAAGATCAACAGGGTCGTCTTCATCCCCGGAAACTTCGGTGTGACTCCCACGCGGAGGCCAGACCCGTACCGGTCCAAGCTTCCAGGACTAGCCGGGTCCGACTATCCGACGTACAGCGAGGTCCCTTTTACGAACTTCAAGTGCTCCGAGCAAAGCACTTCAGGGATGTTCGCTGACGTTGAAGCTGGCTGCCAG GTCTTCCACTCGTGCGACAACAACAACCGCCAGAAGAGCTTCCTGTGCCCCAACGGAACCATcttcaagcaggagctcttcacGTGCGACTGGTGGTACAACGTGGACTGCGACTCGTCTTCCAAATACTTCCACCTGAACTCCGAAATGTACACCACTCGGAGGCCCAAGCCACGGGACAGTCAGGATGACGTGAACGGCCGATCCGACTCCGGTCGGAGCCGGTCTTTCTAG